In Primulina huaijiensis isolate GDHJ02 chromosome 4, ASM1229523v2, whole genome shotgun sequence, a genomic segment contains:
- the LOC140975496 gene encoding uncharacterized protein, whose amino-acid sequence MKTLFSFASKLAPVIIFIDEVDSLLGARGGAFEREAPRRMRKEFMAAWDGLRSKDSQRSLILVATNRPSDLDDAVIRRLPRRGTGLKKFLHQDP is encoded by the exons ATGAAGACACTCTTCTCCTTTGCTAGCAAGCTTGCTCctgtaattatttttattgatgag GTTGACAGTTTGCTCGGTGCTCGTGGTGGTGCTTTTGAGCGCGAGGCTCCTAGAAGAATGCGAAAAGAATTTATGGCGGCTTGGGATGGGCTGAGGTCCAAAGACAGCCAGAGAAGCCTTATCCTTGTTGCCACAAATAGGCCATCTGACCTTGATGATGCTGTCATTCGCCGATTACCAAGAAG GGGAACAGGTTTGAAGAAATTTCTCCATCAAGACCCCTAA
- the LOC140975494 gene encoding uncharacterized membrane protein At1g75140-like, producing the protein MATSRSKGKLITLLNICLFLSVSFSFPLFSWLVLASELDPSSDSYSLIETESGDLSTSRKDFLNRGSDPDAVVLREQQLQLEKLEELVKNLTELVSRLESRLPDVSEGVKVSPLSSSRQDETRVVEKPEEDVELQSKEDVLPEEVAGAGSRDLLGSVTKYSTFWSEKFQFVSAVKLGSSPTCVNVLPYRDFEGMSKYFAVGDDKGKVYVFLRSGDVSVQFDTHSELEESSPVSAMVSYLSVTKNESMIVTGHENGVIVIHRVWEVLNSEELSFLRVERVGRFMMPEGGGLRINILEMHHFGRNRYILSTDSGGKITVFKENGVVAGTATPSRRPVVFVKQRLLFLTETGAGSLDLRTMRVKESECEGMNNSVVKSYVFDATDRSKAYGITAEGELIHTLLLGDTVNFKCRVRSKRKVDLDESVALQAIKGYLLIANREKIFVYNVSSQHYVRAGGLRLLFSTVFDEIITSFLHQQVINTNDDKGMQIPLITSDHEKLVLLGLGNGYLAMYRSNLPVFKNEFNSILWSSPVLVFILFLFGAWQFFANKKEALTSWGPNDPFSSTPVTNGAPLGSVTGDRSFAESSRNSEIMDVRGGGLRGSSRRYGSPSRYPGGAGGPYRPGTDTDSRPASVEPRYRATSELNFRGSTVEATGAVKRRDGLFINTQVADDSK; encoded by the coding sequence ATGGCCACCTCTCGTAGCAAAGGAAAGTTAATAACTTTACTGAATATTTGTTTGTTTCTTTCGGTTTCTTTTAGTTTTCCACTGTTTTCTTGGTTAGTTCTTGCATCAGAGTTAGACCCATCTTCGGATTCATACTCGCTAATCGAAACGGAGAGTGGGGATTTAAGTACATCGAGGAAAGATTTTCTGAATCGTGGAAGCGACCCTGATGCTGTTGTGCTGAGAGAACAGCAGCTTCAATTGGAAAAGCTTGAGGAATTAGTGAAAAACCTGACGGAGCTTGTTTCTAGATTAGAATCCCGGTTGCCTGATGTTTCCGAAGGAGTAAAGGTTTCACCTTTGTCATCATCACGTCAGGATGAAACAAGGGTTGTTGAAAAACCTGAAGAAGATGTGGAATTGCAGAGTAAAGAAGATGTTTTGCCTGAGGAAGTAGCTGGGGCAGGGTCTCGGGATCTGTTGGGGTCAGTGACGAAGTACAGTACATTTTGGTCCGAAAAGTTTCAGTTTGTTTCTGCTGTGAAGTTGGGTTCTAGCCCAACTTGTGTTAATGTGTTGCCTTATAGGGATTTTGAGGGTATGAGTAAGTATTTTGCTGTTGGGGATGATAAGGGTAAGGTTTATGTGTTTTTGCGGAGTGGAGATGTGTCGGTGCAGTTTGACACACACTCGGAGTTGGAGGAATCATCGCCTGTTTCTGCTATGGTGTCTTACTTGTCTGTTACCAAGAATGAGAGCATGATTGTTACTGGGCATGAGAATGGGGTCATTGTGATTCATCGTGTTTGGGAGGTGTTGAATAGTGAGGAATTGAGTTTTCTGCGGGTTGAGCGAGTGGGAAGATTCATGATGCCAGAGGGAGGGGGCTTACGGATTAATATATTGGAGATGCATCATTTTGGGAGAAACAGGTACATTTTGTCGACAGATAGTGGTGGTAAAATTACAGTGTTTAAAGAAAATGGGGTGGTTGCTGGGACCGCTACTCCAAGTAGGCGACCAGTTGTATTCGTGAAGCAAAGGCTATTGTTTCTTACTGAGACCGGGGCAGGCTCGTTGGATTTGAGGACAATGAGAGTAAAGGAATCCGAGTGTGAAGGGATGAACAATTCTGTTGTGAAGAGTTACGTTTTTGATGCCACAGACAGGTCCAAGGCATATGGGATCACCGCAGAAGGAGAATTGATTCACACATTGTTGTTGGGCGATACCGTGAATTTTAAGTGTCGAGTTAGATCAAAAAGAAAAGTGGATCTTGACGAGTCTGTAGCCTTACAGGCAATCAAAGGTTATTTGTTGATTGCAAATAGGGAGAAGATTTTTGTGTACAATGTATCATCCCAGCATTATGTTCGCGCTGGTGGGCTGAGATTGCTGTTTTCCACTGTATTTGATGAGATTATAACATCTTTCTTACATCAGCAAGTGATCAATACAAATGATGATAAAGGAATGCAAATACCACTAATCACAAGCGACCATGAGAAGCTTGTTTTACTTGGTCTTGGGAATGGATACTTGGCAATGTATCGTTCCAATCTTCCAGTATTCAAAAACGAGTTTAATAGCATCTTGTGGTCTAGCCCGGTTTTGGTTTTCATTCTTTTCCTGTTTGGTGCATGGCAGTTTTTTGCCAATAAAAAGGAGGCGCTCACTTCTTGGGGACCCAACGATCCATTCAGTTCCACACCCGTCACAAATGGAGCTCCATTGGGATCTGTTACAGGTGACAGGTCTTTTGCTGAATCCTCTAGAAATTCTGAAATCATGGATGTGAGAGGGGGTGGTTTAAGAGGTTCTTCAAGAAGGTATGGGTCTCCATCGCGGTATCCAGGTGGAGCAGGTGGTCCTTACCGGCCTGGCACTGATACAGATTCTAGGCCTGCATCCGTCGAGCCCCGGTACAGAGCAACTTCTGAGCTGAACTTTAGAGGTTCCACTGTGGAAGCTACGGGTGCTGTAAAGCGAAGGGACGGCCTGTTTATAAATACCCAAG